In Arachis stenosperma cultivar V10309 chromosome 1, arast.V10309.gnm1.PFL2, whole genome shotgun sequence, one DNA window encodes the following:
- the LOC130944656 gene encoding uncharacterized protein LOC130944656 → MSHKKALSQGSIPFSWEDKPGVCKTPNNNECSLQKISPSSLPPPFPSHVDYSKKKIPLPPYPLSQPPPLPRRSTSRKGFKRQDDPFLVAYKECTKGEKNGKLLDKNKRGVGFNFSPRRIKFTLSCRSISDARDDYVMQPVRIPMVRTRALLTLEDDHKQSFNHGTWL, encoded by the coding sequence ATGAGTCACAAAAAAGCTCTTTCGCAGGGAAGCATACCCTTTTCTTGGGAGGACAAACCCGGAGTTTGTAAGACCCCCAACAATAATGAGTGCTCTCTACAGAAAATATCACCTTCCTCCTTACCACCACCATTTCCTAGCCACGTGGACTACTCAAAGAAGAAGATTCCTCTGCCTCCTTATCCGTTGTCACAACCACCTCCTCTTCCTCGTAGAAGCACGTCGAGGAAGGGCTTTAAGCGGCAGGATGACCCTTTTCTTGTTGCTTACAAGGAGTGTACCAAAGGTGAGAAAAATGGCAAGTTACTcgacaaaaataaaagaggtgTTGGATTCAATTTTAGCCCAAGGAGAATCAAATTCACTCTTTCTTGTAGAAGTATCAGTGATGCAAGGGACGATTATGTAATGCAACCTGTTCGTATTCCTATGGTTAGAACTCGTGCGTTGTTAACATTGGAAGATGATCACAAACAATCTTTTAACCATGGAACATGGCTGTGA